A region of the Sphingomonas sp. S2-65 genome:
ACCAGGCTCAGCGTCTCGGCAAAGTCCGCTTCGGTCTCGCCGGGAAAGCCGACGATGAAGTCGCCCGACAGCGCAATGTCGGGCCGCGCAGCGCGGACCCGCTCCAGCAGGCGGAGATAGGAGTCGCGGCTATGGCTGCGGTTCATCGCCTTGAGGATGCGGTCGCTGCCTGCCTGCACCGGCAAGTGGAGGAACGGCATCAGCTTCTCCACCTCGGCATGCGCGCGGATCAGGCCGTCGCGCATGTCGTTGGGGTGGCTGGTGGTGTAGCGGATGCGGTGCAACCCCTCGATCCGGTCGAGCGCGCGGATCAGCCCGTGCAGCCCGGTGCCCGCGTCATCGTCCCACGCATTGACGTTCTGGCCCAGCAGCGTGATCTCGCGCGCGCCGGCATCGACCAGCGCCTTGGCCTCGTCGACGATCGCCGCGAACGGGCGGCTGATCTCGGCACCGCGGGTATAGGGCACCACGCAATAAGTGCAGAACTTGTCGCACCCTTCCTGCACGGTCAGGAACGCGCCCGGGCTCACCTTGCGGCGGGCAGGCAGCGCGCCGAACTTGCTGAGTGCCGGCATGTCGGTGTCGAGTGTGGCGGTGCCAGCGGCGGCATCGCGCACCAGCTCGGGCAGGTTGTGATAGGCCTGGGGGCCGACGACCACATCGACCTTGGCGCGGCGAACGATCTCCTCGCCCTCGGCCTGCGCGACGCAGCCGGCGACGGCGATCATCGGCGTGCGCCCGTGCTTCCGCAGCCGGCCAATGTCCGAATAAACCTTCTCGGTCGCCTTTTCGCGGATGTGGCACGTGTTGAGCACGACGAGGTCGGCGGCATTGGCGTCGTCGGTCGCGGTCATGCCCTGCGCCGCCATCAGCTCGCCCATGCGCTCGCCGTCATAGACGTTCATCTGGCAGCCGAACGACTTGACGTGGAAGGTCTTGGGAGTCGGTTTCATCGGCGCGCCTATACCGACTTCTCTTCCGAAGGGGGAGGGTTGCTGCGCGCTTGTTCCACATAGGCGAAGGGGCGGGGCGCGTGGCCGAGCGCGGCGGTCAGCGCCGCCTCGATCCGCCTGCGGCTTTCGGCGGCGATCGCCTTGCGGCCAGGAAAGTCAGCGGGGTCGAACGGTTCCAGGAAATGCACCCGCAGCGGGAAGCTTCCCCTGCGCGCCAGCACGCGCCGGGCATTGTCGAGCCCGCTTTCCTCGCCGACCCAGCCGATGTCCTCGCCGGCCGCGCCGTAATCGAGCAGAACCGGCTGCACCATTACATCGGGCGGCGGCGGTTCCAGCACGCGGAGCATCGGCGTCTTGAACGGCAGCAGCGACTTGCCGTCGGTGGTGGTGCCTTCGGGAAAGACGGTGATCGCCCAATTGCCGTCCAGCGCGGCGCGCAATTGTTCGATCTGCCCGGCCACGCCCATTCGATTTTCGCGGTTCACATAGACGGTGCGGTTCAGCCCGGCCAGCCAGCCGACGACCGGCGCCGCGCCGATCTCCGCCTTGGCGACGAAAGCAGTGCCGCTCGCGCCGCCCAGCGCCAATATGTCGATCCAGCTGACATGGTTGGAGACATAGAACACATCGCGCCCACGCGGCGTGCCGATCGTCTCCACCCGCGCTCCGACGATCCGCGCGACCCGGCCTAGAAAGCGCCGCGGCCAAGGCGAGGGGAGGCGGAACAACCGCCAGGCCCCGTGCACCGGCACATGAGTCAGCACCGCCAGCAGCAAAAGGCCGACGCGGCGCCACATCCGTGCCCGCTCGGCAAACGTCAGGGTGATGCGGTGCCCATCCGCGGCAGCCGCGCGCCGCGGATCAGGGCTTGCGGTCGAGGGCGACGCCATAGAGCTCCATGCGGTGATCGACGAGGCGGAAGCCAAGCCGCTCGGCGATCTGCTTCTGCAGGAGCTCGAGCTCGGGATCGACGAACTCGATGACCTTGCCCGACTCGACGTCGATCAGATGGTCATGATGCGCCTCGGGCGCGGGCTCGTAGCGGGCTCGCCCGTCACCGAAATCATGGCGGTCGAGGATGCCGGCCTCTTCGAAGAGGCGCACCGTGCGGTACACCGTTGCAATCGAGATGCCGGGGTCGATCGCGGAGGCGCGTTCATAGACCTTCTCGACGTCGGGATGATCCTCGGCGTCCGACAGGACGCGCGCGATCACCTTGCGCTGTTCGGTGATGCGCAGGCCTTTTTCCTGGCACAGTGCTTCGAGGTCGATCTTGCGGGGCATGGGCGCCGATGTAGCCGCATTGGCGGCACGGGAAAAGGGGCGGACATGCAAAACGCCGGTGCGGGCCTGCGCTCGCACCGGCGTTTGACGTTCGCGCGGGAACGGGGTGGGCTTAGCGCGTCTTGCGACGCTTGGTGCCCAAGCCGATCTTCTTAGCCAGCGTCCGGCGCTGCTCGGCATAGTTGGGCGCGACCATCGGATAGTCGGCCGGCAGGTTCCACTTGGCGCGGTACTGCTCCGGAGTCATCTGATAGTGCGTCATCAGGTGCCGCTTCAGCATCTTCAGCTTCTTACCGTCTTCCAGGCAGACGATGTAGTCGGGCTTTACCGAGGAGCGGACCGACACGGCCGGTTCCTGCTTCACTTCGGGCTCGGCTGGCGGCGAACCAAGACCGGTCAGCGCGCCGTGAACATTTTGAATGAGCTGCGGAAGATCGGATACGGCAACGCTGTTGTTGCTGACATGTGCCGCGACGATGTCCGCCGTCAACGAAATGAGCGTTTCCTGAATGTCCGATGAAGAGTCCATGATATTCCTTTCGACCCGATATGGGCGACTATTACTGTCCCCTCGCCGGTCCTATCGGAGCATTTCGCACAGCGTGCAAGCCGTTAACCCTGGGTTCGGGGAATTTTTCAGCGCAACCTTCGAGCATAGGTCTGTGCATCGAACAATTGACCGGTCTTGCCCCGATAATAGTCTTTGCGTTCACCAACTTTGTCGAAGCCTTCACTCCGGTACAACCGGACGGCATCGTTACCGGCACGCACCTCAAGGTGTAGTTGCTGGGCTCCGCGCTCTTGTGCTTCGGCAAGTATCGCGCGGACCAGCGCCGAGCCGATGCCGCGCCGCTGTGCCGAACGGCGGGTCGCGAGCAGGAGCAGTTCGGCATCGCCAGCGATTTCCCGCGCAAGCGCGAAGCCGGCATCTTCCCCTTCGGCGCTGGCGATGACCAGCCACACCCCGGGAAGCGACATCATGCCCAGGCATTGCGGTCCGGTCCAAGCCTCACCGAACTGCGGGTCGAACGCATCCTGCATGATCGCGTTTACCGATGCGATGTCCTGACTACCGCCCTCGCGCAATTCGGTCAGTTGGACACGAGTCATGCCAGCCCTCGCTCGGCGAGCGTCTTAGCGTCGGGCGCGCGGCCGTAGAGCGGGCGCGGCGGCAGCGCGGCGAAAGCCGCCGGAAGGCGTATGGCGTCCGCCGCATCGGGCAATGCCTCACGCAAGTCGAGGCCGGCCTGCAACGCTGCGAGGCGGGGCACGCCACTGCCGATGGCCCGCCGCCCGCCCAGCGCTTCGAGCGCGGCGACCGGAAGGTACGACGCAAGCGGGCTTTCCTCCCGAAACGGAGACGACGCGAAGCTCTGCATAAAGACTTCACCGTGGCCCCCTTCGAGGACGACAGCAAGCGACTCGAGGTCTGAGTCGGCGTGGAAAGCCGACGCGGCGAGCAGCGCAAGCGATGAGTAGCCCCGCACCGCGCAGCCCCAGCCGATCGCCAGCCCCCGCGCCGCCGCCAGTCCGACACGCACGCCGGTGAAACTGCCCGGACCTACATCGACCAGGATATGGTCGGGCCGGCCCTGGGCGGGCAGTTCCGCGACCATCGGGATCAGCCGCTCGGCATGGCCGCGGCCGACGACTTCGTGCCTGTGTGCCACGACCGCCCCGTCGCGCAGCAGCGCAACCGAGCAGGCGGCGGTGGCCGTTTCGATGACGAGGGTAGTCACGCCCTCAGACGAGGCGATTGAACTTCTCGAATTCGGGGCGGGGAAGCCGGTCGTGGATGGAGGAAGGATCGCCATGGCCAATCGTGCAGATGAAGTTGGACTTCACGCCGGGC
Encoded here:
- a CDS encoding Fur family transcriptional regulator produces the protein MPRKIDLEALCQEKGLRITEQRKVIARVLSDAEDHPDVEKVYERASAIDPGISIATVYRTVRLFEEAGILDRHDFGDGRARYEPAPEAHHDHLIDVESGKVIEFVDPELELLQKQIAERLGFRLVDHRMELYGVALDRKP
- the tsaB gene encoding tRNA (adenosine(37)-N6)-threonylcarbamoyltransferase complex dimerization subunit type 1 TsaB, whose amino-acid sequence is MTTLVIETATAACSVALLRDGAVVAHRHEVVGRGHAERLIPMVAELPAQGRPDHILVDVGPGSFTGVRVGLAAARGLAIGWGCAVRGYSSLALLAASAFHADSDLESLAVVLEGGHGEVFMQSFASSPFREESPLASYLPVAALEALGGRRAIGSGVPRLAALQAGLDLREALPDAADAIRLPAAFAALPPRPLYGRAPDAKTLAERGLA
- a CDS encoding MucR family transcriptional regulator, translating into MDSSSDIQETLISLTADIVAAHVSNNSVAVSDLPQLIQNVHGALTGLGSPPAEPEVKQEPAVSVRSSVKPDYIVCLEDGKKLKMLKRHLMTHYQMTPEQYRAKWNLPADYPMVAPNYAEQRRTLAKKIGLGTKRRKTR
- a CDS encoding GNAT family N-acetyltransferase, whose protein sequence is MTRVQLTELREGGSQDIASVNAIMQDAFDPQFGEAWTGPQCLGMMSLPGVWLVIASAEGEDAGFALAREIAGDAELLLLATRRSAQRRGIGSALVRAILAEAQERGAQQLHLEVRAGNDAVRLYRSEGFDKVGERKDYYRGKTGQLFDAQTYARRLR
- the miaB gene encoding tRNA (N6-isopentenyl adenosine(37)-C2)-methylthiotransferase MiaB — its product is MKPTPKTFHVKSFGCQMNVYDGERMGELMAAQGMTATDDANAADLVVLNTCHIREKATEKVYSDIGRLRKHGRTPMIAVAGCVAQAEGEEIVRRAKVDVVVGPQAYHNLPELVRDAAAGTATLDTDMPALSKFGALPARRKVSPGAFLTVQEGCDKFCTYCVVPYTRGAEISRPFAAIVDEAKALVDAGAREITLLGQNVNAWDDDAGTGLHGLIRALDRIEGLHRIRYTTSHPNDMRDGLIRAHAEVEKLMPFLHLPVQAGSDRILKAMNRSHSRDSYLRLLERVRAARPDIALSGDFIVGFPGETEADFAETLSLVDAVGYAQCFSFKYSPRAGTPAADMAGQVAAEVMDARLQRLQAALNRDQAAFNAATLGKTCQVLIERKGKLPGQMLGKSPWLQSVHLTTSAQIGDMVEVDIVRADPNSLAGMERVKAAA
- a CDS encoding lysophospholipid acyltransferase family protein, giving the protein MASPSTASPDPRRAAAADGHRITLTFAERARMWRRVGLLLLAVLTHVPVHGAWRLFRLPSPWPRRFLGRVARIVGARVETIGTPRGRDVFYVSNHVSWIDILALGGASGTAFVAKAEIGAAPVVGWLAGLNRTVYVNRENRMGVAGQIEQLRAALDGNWAITVFPEGTTTDGKSLLPFKTPMLRVLEPPPPDVMVQPVLLDYGAAGEDIGWVGEESGLDNARRVLARRGSFPLRVHFLEPFDPADFPGRKAIAAESRRRIEAALTAALGHAPRPFAYVEQARSNPPPSEEKSV